In the genome of Methanococcoides burtonii DSM 6242, the window ACATCAGAGCCTAGTTCTGCACCTACTCTTGCTGCATGGGCTACCATCTGCGGGTCATGAGGGTTTGATATGTTCTTTCCTCTTGGGTACATCATGGAGAGTAAGGGGATGCCCCATTCGTCACATTGTTCTGCAACGGACCCTAGTTTTTTAAGCTGCTCTGCTTCTGTTTCCGAGCCGATGTTCACATGAATGGAAACCGCATCAGCGCCCATTTTCATTGCTTCCTCTACTTTACAGACGAGGACCTTGTCATTGGGGTCAGGTCCAAGTGCGGTGGATGCACTCATGTGGACTATGAGACCTACGTCGTGCCCGTATCCTCTGTGACCATGGTTGACCATTCCTTTTTGCATAAGAATGGCATTAGCTCCGCCTTCAGCTACTTTATTGATGGAATCTGCTATGTCTATCACTCCTCTGATAGGTCCATCGGACATTCCGTGGTCCATTGGGATGATTACCATATTCCTGCTGTCTCTGTGCATAATTCTTTCAATGCGGATCCTTTTTCCTATTTCTGCCATGTTATCACTCTTTGTTATGTAATTATCAGTGGGTATTGTCACTGTGTTACTGTGTGACATAGTAGCACGGTTTATTATTTAAACTTTGTTATTTGTTTCCTTTTTTGAAATGTGGAATAGTCTTATATATAGATTCATCAATAGTCGAGTATCGACCTAATCGGTGTTCTCATCATGAAAGAATTAAAGATTATTGTTATCAACAACTATGGCCAGTTCTGTCATCTTATCCACCGTACGGTGCGTGACCTTGATATGGATACGAAGATCGTGGCTAACACAACTTCCGTAGAGGATATCCTTGATGAGGAGCCGGATGGTATAATTCTCAGTGGTGGTCCTTCAATGGAGCGGGTTGGTAGTTGTCAGGAATATGTGGAAAGCATTGACATTCCAATCCTTGGTATATGCCTCGGACACCAGCTTATAGCCCAGACATTTGGTGGGCATACCGGTGCAGGGAAACTTGGTGGCTATGCCGCTATCGATGTTGAAGTGATCGAAGAGGATGATATACTGAAAGGACTTGGGCCCAGGACATCTGTATGGGCCTCACATGCTGATGAAGTTACAGTGCTTCCTGATGAGTTCATTCACCTTGCCCGTTCAGATGTTTGTGAGATCGAAGCGATGCGTCATGAGGAAAGGCCTATTTATGGAGTGCAGTGGCACCCTGAGGTTGCTCATACAGATAAAGGCGAAGAACTGTTCATGAACTTCTTTAAGGTTTGTGAAGACTACTGATCTTATTATTCGCAGGTTTTTGATATTTGGTTTTTATTGTTAAGTGCAAATATCTTAACCAAATTCTTTTTTATGGACTTTTTTGATTTAGTATCTTTATCAAGATCCTTTGGCCTTTGCACAATAACTGTACATTACAACTCTTCCGCACGCTGCAACATCATTATCATTATAACAACTTATTGATATTTTGGGCAAAGTTGATATATTTGTTGTCATATAATTCAAACTAGTATAATATTTACTAATTAGGTGGTATTTTGTGAAAAATAAAACTCTAAGTAAAACATTTGTTGTTCTACTAAGCTTGTTGATGATCCTTTCGATATCATCAGCAGGTGCTAATGTGGTTGAACAAGGTATAGCTGTTGAAAACCCTTCGGGTCCTGTAATGAATTCAGTAATGTCGGTTGCTTCAACTTCACTGGCACCAGTTGTGACGGAGACTGGCAAAATTAGCCTTTCCATTGATGGATATGGGGATCACTTAACTCCCGTTGGATCCATTGATGTTGAAAAACCTGCTGGTGCAACGGTCAGATCAGCATATCTATTGACTGCAAGTCTGTGGAGTGGTAACGAAATTCCTGATGGTGGTGTAACACTTGCAGGGTTTCCGGTCAATTGGGATGATGTTGTCATTGGAACTTATTCTGGTGCTCCACACAATCATCGTGCAGATGTGACGAACATTGTCAAACCAATTGTTGACGCAGCTCCTGCAGGCAGGATATCAATTCCTATTGAAGAATCAGATGTACGTAATGTTGAGGGAAATATTCTTGCAGTGATATTTGATGATCCCAATCAAGTAGAGGATAATACTGTCGTTCTTTTGTTCGGTGCTCAAAGTATCACTGGTGATATGTTCAACATTACGCTTGCAGAGCCTGTAGACAAGACCGATCCTAACTTCGCTTTGGATATGAGCCTTGGAATCTCTTTTGGGTTCCAGCCTAGTAACCAGTACAGCATTGTAAATGTCAATGGACTGCGCCTGACTTCTTCTGCAGGTGGATATGATGATGGTACGGATTACGATGGTGGTTTGATCACTGTTGGTGGTCTGGATGACAGCAATGCAAATCCTGCTGACCCAAACGCTCCTCCAGGAAATTCCCGCAGTGATGATGAGTTGTATGATCTCATCCCATTCGTTAATGATGGCGATACTGGCATCAACGTCTTTACACAGAACCCTTCCAATGATGACAATATCTATTTCGCAGCTTTCTTTATGGGTTCTACAAATGCTATTGTTGGTGAAGGCATCTTACTTTCCCCGGATTCTGCAATAAACAATCTTGGTGAATCCCACGAAGTTACTGCGACCGTTCAGGATGATAATGGCGCTGCAGTAACTGGCACAATGGTACACTTTGAGATTGCCTCAGGTCCTAATGCAGGTACTACTGCTGATGTCCTGACCGATACAAACGGAGAAGCTTCATTTAGTTTCACCAGTCAGTCGGTTGGTACGGATGTAATTGTAGCTAGTTTCTTTAATTCACAGCAGGAACTAGTTCTCTCAAACGAAGTTACAAAGAAATGGATCGTTAGTGAAGAGATCCCTGAATTCCCAACAATTGCATTGCCTGTGATGGCAGTCCTTGGTTTGATGTTCCTTACAATGAGAAGAAGGGAAGAGTAATTCCTTTCTCTTTTTTTTATTTATTGTTATCATCATTTCATTGACATATTTTTCAGTCTGTAGAAATCTTCTTTTCTAACTTCAACTAAGCCACTTATTTTTATAATCAGAAGTCCCTTGTGATTGTTCTCCAACAAACTTCAAAAATTTGTTACTCGTACATATTCTGTTGTTTTGGACACCATATTTAAAAGAACACTTGATATATTGTAACTATTCAGCCTACCTATAGTCAATCCTGTATTACCAACCTTTACACAAAAAAATTAGAAGCTCAAACAATTGTTGGAATAAATGGCATTCCAGCAATGATGTCGTACAATGTAGTGACAAGAGTGACAACTGCTTCGGGACCTTGTTCATAAACTGCTAGGATTTCTTTGCGTTTCGTGTTCATTCACCCCTTGTTTGGCAAAACAAATTGATTTTTTGGGTGTGAACTTAAATAGAATGCTACTACTTGCTTTTTTCGTAAAAATCCATTTCAGAAGATGAAATAGATTGAGGTGGGGGGATTTTAGCACGCAAAGGTGGCTGAATAGTTACGATATATTTTACAAAAATAGGATTCTATAGACATTACTGCAATTGATTCTACTGAATTTGCAAGTGGATATTGTAGTAATTATTATTCCTGGCGAATTAAAAAGTGGAGACGAAGTTATGTAAAGAAGCATTTCGGTTGATGTTAGTAAATTTGTGATCACTGGTTACAAGATTTCTGGAAAATCGGTTCATGATGCAAAACATGCAAGTGCGACAAGAAGCTAAAACATGAATTGCGGCAACGCTATCCCTTCCATTTGGGATAATCCTACTATGATATGCGTCAATGGTAACGTTGGGGTGTAAAGCTCATAGGACAATGTGGAGAAATTCGGAAGTCTAATCTGAATCATCTGCTAGGATAAGGTGCGACAAGAAGTTATAACATGAATTGCGGCAACGCTATCCCTTCCATTTGGGTTAATCCTACTATGACACGCGCCAATGGTAACGTTGGGGTATGAAGCTCATAGGACAATGTGGAGAATCTCGAAAGTCTAATTCGAAACATCCACTAGGATAAGAACACTAAGAAGAAACGAAAGTTGAACCATTGTAAGAATCGTAAAGCAGAACAAGCGAAATTAGATTGATTACGCTTGAACCAAAAGGTACAGAATCCGACCATTATGGCTCTTATCACATTATGGGAAATGGACACATGATTCTCGGTTTATAGATGGCTTCTAAGGTCTTCGCAATTATTCATGTTATAGAACTTGGTAAGCCCTATATGTTCCCTTCGGGGTAGGAATCCTGCAAAGAATGACGATGACATAGAGGGTAGAGGAAAGGAGTAGAAAGCGAATGACAAACTGTAATGGTGTGTATAAGGGTTCAAAATTTGCCCTAATCCGAAAGGATGCAGACTTACTCTATGGTATCAAAACGTAAGAAGGAAGGTATGACCTATGAATGTAAGCTATTCAAATACATCAAAAGATGAAGCAAAAACACTGTTTAGTGGACATGCTGAACTTAACGATGAGAAACTTACAGACATGTAACACATGTTAATAGGCTACAAGTCAGGATTACGAAGGCAGTTATTGAAGAAAATTGGAATTTGCAATTAATTCCAAAAACAATAACTGTTGCCTGAAAAGGTTATGAGATGCTTGAGCTGTATGAAAGAAAACTTTCACGTACAGTTCTTAGGCGAGAAAGAGGGAGTAATCCCTCTGACTTAGCCGACAATACTAAGAAGAACGTAAAAGTGAACCATTGTAAGAATCGTGAATTGCAACAAGCGAAACTAGATTGATACGCTTGAACTAAAAAGGTATAGAATCAGACTATAATGGTTTTGCATACATTATAGGAAATGGACATATGATTCTCGGTTTATAGATGGCTTCTAAGGTATTCGCAATTATTCATGTTATAGAACTTGGTAAGCCCTATATGTTCCCTTCGGGGTAGGAATTCCGTAAGGAAGGACAATGACATAGAGGGTAAAGGAAAGGAGTAGAAAGCGAATGATAATTTGTAATGAATTATATAGGGGTTCAGAATTTGCCCTAATCCGAAAGGATGCAGACTTACTCTATGGTATCAAAACGTATGAATGAAGGTATAACTATGAATGTAAGAATTTCAAATACACCAAATAATGAAGCAGAAGCCCTTAGTGGTCATGCTGAATTAAATGGTGAGAAGCTTACAGATATGCTCAACTGGAATTTCATCAATTGGAGTTCCGTTGAATCACATGTTAATAGAATACAAGTCAGAATTACGAAAGCAGTTATTAACAAAAATTGGAATTTAGTAAAAAGACTAAGTTATTTGCTAACCCATTCTCACTATGCTAAACTGTTAGCTGTCAGAAAGGTTATTCGAAATAAGGGTAGAAGAACAGCAGGAATCGATGGAGAATTCTGGTCAACACCAGTTTCCAAAGTGAATGCGGCTCGAAGTCTATCTGATAAAAGATATAAGGCAAAACCATTAAAAAGAATCTTTATTGAGAAATATGGTTCTGATAAGAAGCGACCTTTAGGTATCCCGACCATGTACGATAGAGCTATGCAAGCATTATATGCATTAGCACTTGACCCCATTGCAGAAGTAACAGCAGATAAACGTTCTTTTGGATTCAGAAAATTCAGAAGTACACATGATGCTTGCAGTCAAATTTTTGGAACAATAAGCAAAAAGGATTCTGCACAATGTATACTGGAAGGCGATATTAAAGGTTGTTTCGACAACATCAGTCACCAATGGTTAATTGACAATATCCCAATGGATAAATCAATTCTTAAACAATTCCTCAAAGCAGGATTTGTTTATGAAAATTCTCTATTTCCAACGAAAGCAGGAACACCACAAGGCGGTATTATATCACCAATATTAGCCAACATGACCTTAGATGGAATTGAAGGTGTATTGGCTGACAAATATCATCGAGGTGTAAGCGGTAAAATAACAACTCGTCAACGTGCAAAACACAAAGTTAATTTTGTGCGATACGCAGATGATTTTATTGTTACTGCAAAGACTAAAGAAATAGCAGAAGAAGCAAAAGAATTGATTAAGAATTTCCTAACGGATAGAGGTTTAGAACTATCTGATGAAAAAACCCTTATTACTCACATCGATGATGGTTTTGACTTTTTAGGTTGGAATGTCAGAAAATACAAAGGAAAACTTCTCATAAAACCGTCTAAGAAATCTATCAAGAAAGTAACTGAAAAAATCAGTAATACTATCAAAGATGGAAAAACTTGGACACAAGAAGATTTAATCTCTAAACTTAACCCTATCATAACTGGATGGTCAAATTATCATCAAGGAGTGGCTTCCAAAGAAACATTCTCCTTAATTGATTTTAAGATATGGAATATACTTTGGAAATGGGCTAAGAGAAGACACCCCATGAAATCAAGAACTTGGATTGCACACAAATACTGGCATCCCAAAGGAACGAGGAAATGGGTATTTTCAACAATGAAAAACCAACTTAAATTAATGTCAGATAAAATGATAGTTCGAAACCCACAAATAAAACTGGATAAGAACCCTTACACTGACACCGAATACTTTGTTGAACGCAAGCTCAATCAAGGTTCTAAAAAGTTATCAGGAAAGTTTAAAACCGTATGGAAGAATCAAAAAGGCAAATGTCCGTTTTGTAATCTATTGATTGACATTAACAACGGTGGAGAGGAACGCCCTTTACATCATAAAAATGGAAATCATGACGATAATGGAATAACAAACTTAGTTTATGCACATGTATATTGTCATAGACAATATCATGCAAATAATCCAAAAATAACTGTTGCCCGACAAGGGTTAAGAGATGCTTGAGCTGTGTGAGGTGAAAGTCTCACGCACGGTTCTTAGGCGAGAAAGAGGGAGTAATCTCTCTGACTTAGCCGACAGACATTGCGATTGCAATGTCATCGCAATAGGAGATCTAGATATTATGTGATGGATAAAGCCTATAATTCTGAAAACATACACAATTGACGAGGGAAAAACTCGGATCAATAGCAATTGTTCCACTGAGACAACGTGAATGAAAGCGAATCTAAGGAATATATCGTAGAAAATGTTACAGGAATTCGATAGTAAGATATACTCTATGTGGAATTTGAGTGAAACGATGTTCTCAGCTTTGAAAAGAAAGTATGGAGAAAACTTACGTGCGAGAAAGTATCGAAATCAAGTAAAAGAAGTGAAGTTCAAAGTGATATTACACAATCCTGATAAGTTCATCAAGACTGTGTTTTTAGTTTGGATGAGGATTTCTACAAAGCCGATTTTTCTGCAATGGACAATGTCCTCTATTCCATTGGATAATTTCAAGTTTCCATCTCTACAATTTAGAATTATGTGCTATTTTTAGTATCAATGACCCTGGTCAGTGGTCTTTATTTGATATTGATCTGCCAGCGGTTCACAGCTAATGTTAGCTATTCAATGAGGTCTGTAACAAAAAAAGAGAAAGAGTGAATTTCACTCTTTGATATGTTTCTTCCTGTAGAATATCAATGATCCTGTCAGTATAGTTATTCCTGCAATAAGGGTGACCAAATTATAGCTGAACACTGTTCTTTTGTTCGGGTCATTACTATCCTGATATGAACTGTCTGTTTCAGTTTCATCGATACTCATCTGGTTTTCCTTGTCTTCTATGCCTACAATGGCAAAAGGTGAGAACGAGTCTGGAGTTGACTGGTAATAGGCAATACCATCAAGGGTCTTAATGTATGTCGTTGGGACGGTCTCCCACTGGTCTGAGCCAGAGTTATAATGCATGATGGATACTCTGTGAGGGTCGATGTTGTTCTCTTCAAGCCATGCAGTATTGACATTGAACTCAAGTAGTGCATCCTTTATGTTCTTTGGAATTGCAAACCCTTCGTATCCTACCCAGATGTTCAGGTTCTTGTAAACTATTCCTTCTGGTGTTTCCTTTACAAGCTCTGATGTTTCCTTCAGGATCTCTATGGTAATGGGTACGCTTCTGGCTGTCACACTGGATGTGAACTTTATATATGTAACAGGATTTGAGGTGTGTTCGAAATGGTGTTCTGCCGGGGTGCCACTAATAACGCGCAGGTTGGTGGATTCGGTTATCAGTACATTCTTTGCATCTTTGTCCGGGCTTGCTCCGCCACCACTTCCACCGGAGCTGCCTCCTGATCCGGAATTACTGTCTGATGTGCTTGTATCGCTTGATGGCGAATTTAGATGTATCGTCTTTGTTTCACCATCAATGGTGAGCTTAAAATTTCCTTCCGGCATGGAACTGGTCGAATACCGGAACTCGTAACTTCCATCCTTTACGGGTATCTCACTTGTTGCGGTTATCTTCATATCGACTGATGTTTTTGCCGGCTGGGCATTTCCTGTCAGTTTTATAGAGTATGATCCTTTGGGAACATTGGACATTGAATAGGAGGCTTTCCCGTTGGTTGCGGAAGGGTGGGCAGCTGTGAACCAGAACATGAGCTTTGCTTTGACCTCCAGGTCTTCCACATTGGTAGCCTCTACGAGGAAGTTGTTCGGTCCTTCGGGGATGGCGACTTTACCAATATAGTAAAGATATTCTCCATTTTCGACTTGAACTGTTTTAGTGAACACTATCTTTGCAGGGACTGTGTTTGTTGACGAATCTCCTGTGACGATGATCTCATCACCAACTGTCGGGTCTGTCGGGTTGATGTCAAAAGCACTTGCAGAAGGTATCAATGAGAATAGACTTAGTGTGATGCACACAAGTAAGCATAATTTTATGTTCCTATGCATATGTATTACCATTTGATAAGTTTTTGAATCTCTTTAAGTTTTATATAATGCCATCTTATAATATTTTTATGAATTTCTCTCTTTCTTTGAGTATGTTGCAATGTACTTAAGGATTTCCAGTATTATGAATTTTCTGATAAGTTGACCAAATTATTATTGTATTATATGAGATTATCAAATTAGCTCATAAATCCTCCCATTCTAATTTGATGACATTACCTCATACATAATTTGCAAATGAGTTAGTTTCTTTAACTCCATTTTGCAAATTTGTAGCTACAAGCAATTGATATGCAACGAAATTCATAACTGAATACAGTTTCTTACTGCTATTTTTCATTCCTCTGATGTCGAACTTTACAGTCCACTTAATATGATTGTGTACTCGTTCACATTCACCCCTGTGCGAATAATCTTCATCGAATCCATCATCTTTGATATTCTTGTTTCGCAAGTGCATACCTCCCTGTTTTTCTCTTCCATTTTCATAGAGGAAATGAAGTTTTTCTTCATATTTCATATGAATAGATCCACCAAGTTTCCACATTTTGTTAACCCAGTGATCAATTCTTTCCATCATTCCCTCGTATTGAACTTTAGAATCTGAAAAGTATGCAATCACTGGTTTTGCATTCAACTTATACCAGATATCTGCATGATTCCTGAATGAATCATAACCTCCATCCAATGCATAAGTGTCAATGTCAACTCCCATTTCTACCAATGCATCAATATGTTTCTTCAATTCAGGAGAATCGTGAGAAGCACCTTTTGTATGAGTCATGTAGATTGGAAGTGTTCCAATCATGGTGATGTGAGCTTTGTCCATCTTACAATTATAATGCGGATTGTAATCTGCATACTTGTCATATCTTGATGCTTCAAGTGGAGTTGAATCTGTTTTCGCATCTCTAATCTTTGTATTTTTAGAGATATTCTTTCCAATTTTGAACATTACTTCATCGAGTCCAGTTTTTCCAAGTCTGTATTTTACAAAATGATGCAGTGTTGCAGGGGATGGAAGATTCATAATGCCGTTATTGTCTTCAAAAGAAAGAAGCTGCGCTTCTTCTTTTGTTAAGGTCGATATTGTTTTCTCAAATGAGAGGTTTCTATAACATTTCACAACGATGAGCTTTATCATTGACGAAACCTTATACCGAAAGTGCCAGTCCTTATCGGTATAATAGCTACTTTCAACATAAGAAGCAATGTCATCGATATCTAAGAAATACAAAAATTGGCATATTGATGCATTATCTGTGTTCAGATAGTTAGCAATTGAATCTCTGGTACAGATTCCGTCCGAAACATCGTAATAATATTTCATGGACTGGCACATTTTCTACAATATAAATGTAATGCATAAGCTATGCTCAGAGTGGTGCCAGTAGTCTTGAAAAAAGAGTTACGCTTTTAAAGCGAAAAGCTAATTTGATAATCTCTATATATTGACACATTTTAAAACTATTGTATGTACTTCAAACATGTTTATAAAGCATGAATCAAATCTATGGAACCTATAATATTTATCCTGAAGAGAAATTAAGATGGCTGATATGAATGATGTTCCTTCTGATCTCAAGATCGTTGTCTCAATGGTATTACTTACTTGTGGGTTCATACTGATTCCTCAATTAAGTGATACTGCCATACGTACTATCCTGGGCTTACCGATGGTTCTTTTCCTGCCGGGTTATTCACTGATCGCAGCTCTTTTCCCAAACAGGGATGACCTTGACGGGATCGAGAGGGTGGCACTTAGTTTTGGTTTGAGCATTGCAGTGGTGCCTCTCATTGGGCTTGGTCTTAACTATACTCCCTGGGGCATCAGGTTACTGCCGATCCTTATCTCACTGTCATTCTTCACTATTGGGATGTGTGTGGTAGCATTGCTTAGGAGGCGTACTCTTCCGGAGGGTGAGGAGTTTAGTGTTCCATTTGCATCCACCTATCATTCTATGAAGGGGGAACTGTCAAAAAAGCCGGACAATAAACTTGATCGGGTCCTTTCGATCATCCTTGTCCTGTCCATTATCGCTTCCATAGTTACCCTTATCTATGTGGTGGTAACGCCTAAGGAAGGTGAAAAGTTCACAGAGTTCTACATACTTGGTATTGATGGTATGGCTGATGGGTATCCTACGAATTTCACTTTGGGTGAAAGTGGGAATGTTATTGTTGGTGTTGTGAACCATGAGTATGAGGTCACTGATTATTCTTTGCGTCTTTTCCTTGAGAACAATTCGTCATCTGTGGCGTATGAACAGCTTTACATGAGCCTTGAGCACAATGAGACGTGGGAAGAGGAACTGTCCTTTATGCCGGAGGTTGTGGGGGAGGATATGAAGTTACAGTTCCTGCTCTATAAAGATGGCAATATGACTGTTCCATACAGGGACCTTCATCTCTGGATCGATGTGGGGGAGGGCTAAGATGGATCCCGATATCGGTAGTGAAGATGTTGCTCTTCAGAATGGACGTGTGAAATATTTTCTAAATATGGAACATCTGACG includes:
- a CDS encoding 2-amino-3,7-dideoxy-D-threo-hept-6-ulosonate synthase, which translates into the protein MAEIGKRIRIERIMHRDSRNMVIIPMDHGMSDGPIRGVIDIADSINKVAEGGANAILMQKGMVNHGHRGYGHDVGLIVHMSASTALGPDPNDKVLVCKVEEAMKMGADAVSIHVNIGSETEAEQLKKLGSVAEQCDEWGIPLLSMMYPRGKNISNPHDPQMVAHAARVGAELGSDVIKTVYTGDVDSFKDVVNGCPVPVVIAGGPKTETDQEFLEMISGAMEAGARGVAIGRNVFQHPDPVKMTRAITQVVHHKASVEEALQTLK
- a CDS encoding GMP synthase subunit A, which gives rise to MKELKIIVINNYGQFCHLIHRTVRDLDMDTKIVANTTSVEDILDEEPDGIILSGGPSMERVGSCQEYVESIDIPILGICLGHQLIAQTFGGHTGAGKLGGYAAIDVEVIEEDDILKGLGPRTSVWASHADEVTVLPDEFIHLARSDVCEIEAMRHEERPIYGVQWHPEVAHTDKGEELFMNFFKVCEDY
- a CDS encoding Ig-like domain-containing protein, translated to MKNKTLSKTFVVLLSLLMILSISSAGANVVEQGIAVENPSGPVMNSVMSVASTSLAPVVTETGKISLSIDGYGDHLTPVGSIDVEKPAGATVRSAYLLTASLWSGNEIPDGGVTLAGFPVNWDDVVIGTYSGAPHNHRADVTNIVKPIVDAAPAGRISIPIEESDVRNVEGNILAVIFDDPNQVEDNTVVLLFGAQSITGDMFNITLAEPVDKTDPNFALDMSLGISFGFQPSNQYSIVNVNGLRLTSSAGGYDDGTDYDGGLITVGGLDDSNANPADPNAPPGNSRSDDELYDLIPFVNDGDTGINVFTQNPSNDDNIYFAAFFMGSTNAIVGEGILLSPDSAINNLGESHEVTATVQDDNGAAVTGTMVHFEIASGPNAGTTADVLTDTNGEASFSFTSQSVGTDVIVASFFNSQQELVLSNEVTKKWIVSEEIPEFPTIALPVMAVLGLMFLTMRRREE
- the ltrA gene encoding group II intron reverse transcriptase/maturase, whose translation is MNVRISNTPNNEAEALSGHAELNGEKLTDMLNWNFINWSSVESHVNRIQVRITKAVINKNWNLVKRLSYLLTHSHYAKLLAVRKVIRNKGRRTAGIDGEFWSTPVSKVNAARSLSDKRYKAKPLKRIFIEKYGSDKKRPLGIPTMYDRAMQALYALALDPIAEVTADKRSFGFRKFRSTHDACSQIFGTISKKDSAQCILEGDIKGCFDNISHQWLIDNIPMDKSILKQFLKAGFVYENSLFPTKAGTPQGGIISPILANMTLDGIEGVLADKYHRGVSGKITTRQRAKHKVNFVRYADDFIVTAKTKEIAEEAKELIKNFLTDRGLELSDEKTLITHIDDGFDFLGWNVRKYKGKLLIKPSKKSIKKVTEKISNTIKDGKTWTQEDLISKLNPIITGWSNYHQGVASKETFSLIDFKIWNILWKWAKRRHPMKSRTWIAHKYWHPKGTRKWVFSTMKNQLKLMSDKMIVRNPQIKLDKNPYTDTEYFVERKLNQGSKKLSGKFKTVWKNQKGKCPFCNLLIDINNGGEERPLHHKNGNHDDNGITNLVYAHVYCHRQYHANNPKITVARQGLRDA
- a CDS encoding PGF-pre-PGF domain-containing protein, with product MCITLSLFSLIPSASAFDINPTDPTVGDEIIVTGDSSTNTVPAKIVFTKTVQVENGEYLYYIGKVAIPEGPNNFLVEATNVEDLEVKAKLMFWFTAAHPSATNGKASYSMSNVPKGSYSIKLTGNAQPAKTSVDMKITATSEIPVKDGSYEFRYSTSSMPEGNFKLTIDGETKTIHLNSPSSDTSTSDSNSGSGGSSGGSGGGASPDKDAKNVLITESTNLRVISGTPAEHHFEHTSNPVTYIKFTSSVTARSVPITIEILKETSELVKETPEGIVYKNLNIWVGYEGFAIPKNIKDALLEFNVNTAWLEENNIDPHRVSIMHYNSGSDQWETVPTTYIKTLDGIAYYQSTPDSFSPFAIVGIEDKENQMSIDETETDSSYQDSNDPNKRTVFSYNLVTLIAGITILTGSLIFYRKKHIKE
- a CDS encoding ISNCY-like element ISMbu11 family transposase; this translates as MCQSMKYYYDVSDGICTRDSIANYLNTDNASICQFLYFLDIDDIASYVESSYYTDKDWHFRYKVSSMIKLIVVKCYRNLSFEKTISTLTKEEAQLLSFEDNNGIMNLPSPATLHHFVKYRLGKTGLDEVMFKIGKNISKNTKIRDAKTDSTPLEASRYDKYADYNPHYNCKMDKAHITMIGTLPIYMTHTKGASHDSPELKKHIDALVEMGVDIDTYALDGGYDSFRNHADIWYKLNAKPVIAYFSDSKVQYEGMMERIDHWVNKMWKLGGSIHMKYEEKLHFLYENGREKQGGMHLRNKNIKDDGFDEDYSHRGECERVHNHIKWTVKFDIRGMKNSSKKLYSVMNFVAYQLLVATNLQNGVKETNSFANYV
- a CDS encoding DUF1616 domain-containing protein, producing MADMNDVPSDLKIVVSMVLLTCGFILIPQLSDTAIRTILGLPMVLFLPGYSLIAALFPNRDDLDGIERVALSFGLSIAVVPLIGLGLNYTPWGIRLLPILISLSFFTIGMCVVALLRRRTLPEGEEFSVPFASTYHSMKGELSKKPDNKLDRVLSIILVLSIIASIVTLIYVVVTPKEGEKFTEFYILGIDGMADGYPTNFTLGESGNVIVGVVNHEYEVTDYSLRLFLENNSSSVAYEQLYMSLEHNETWEEELSFMPEVVGEDMKLQFLLYKDGNMTVPYRDLHLWIDVGEG